The following coding sequences lie in one Niabella agricola genomic window:
- a CDS encoding response regulator transcription factor, which yields MESVTEIIFADDHIIYVDAMTYMINSTKDYRVTHKAANGQELLDVLRSLGPEDRSPDLCLLDINMPKMNGYEAMKLLSREFPDLPVLVLSMHDAAFSIGSMLQRGAKGFLTKGCRREELLEAFAYIREGDYYFSQDLVKTAVVASRQEIPGISPREAEFLSYCHQEMSYKEIADKMRVSERTVHTFRNNLFLKYDISSRNGLTAFAFEAGIISR from the coding sequence ATGGAATCTGTTACAGAAATCATATTTGCAGATGATCATATTATATATGTGGATGCCATGACCTATATGATCAACAGCACGAAAGATTACCGGGTTACGCACAAGGCCGCCAACGGGCAGGAGCTGCTCGACGTCCTCCGCTCTCTGGGGCCGGAAGACCGTTCCCCCGATCTTTGCCTGCTGGACATCAATATGCCGAAAATGAACGGTTACGAGGCCATGAAATTGCTTAGTCGTGAGTTTCCTGATTTGCCGGTTCTCGTTCTGTCCATGCATGATGCCGCATTTAGCATCGGCAGTATGTTACAAAGGGGAGCAAAAGGCTTTCTGACCAAAGGCTGCCGCCGCGAAGAGCTGCTGGAAGCTTTTGCCTATATCCGGGAAGGAGACTACTACTTTTCACAGGACCTGGTAAAAACAGCCGTAGTAGCCAGCAGGCAGGAAATACCGGGCATTTCCCCAAGGGAAGCGGAGTTCTTAAGCTACTGCCACCAGGAAATGTCCTATAAAGAGATCGCAGATAAAATGCGCGTCAGCGAACGCACTGTGCACACTTTCCGCAATAACCTGTTCCTTAAATATGACATCAGCAGCAGGAACGGTCTTACAGCATTTGCATTTGAGGCGGGAATTATCTCCCGGTAG
- a CDS encoding lantibiotic dehydratase, with protein MTRLTINDKVILRLPRFSYREDLNSRWEDLKEMIRDASPDFYEVIKALTYQQLQRTDRKIQATVRKYFNRACYRATPYAQFATVGMTTLDSTTNDIVVPAEPRIHRFSDWSDLPNEIPQLEKVQTANALLFANTTFYELLHEIRFVQKTAQDFQLVAIDHDPIITAILQHCNIPIPFKELQERVKDLISSEELEAYTEHLLNLQLLISSLHPNIIGEDYFTRSAETAISNKSYLVAERSATVGSIDKKLLRHLPELVNVLQKVLPDSQPDALKSFKTQFLKRFEEAEVPLMMVLDAEAGIGYGSLELYDGDKLLEPFLTGDRETPSTQQRTQLQARLCKAMLEHGQNQGAIDLEQLAASEPADKLPNSFSAGVTIADDLLLIDYLGGATAISIAGRFAFGVKPLADFCREIAQFEQAANPDVLLFDVGYTKETGVDNINRRPSIYELQLNILNYDTSSAPIGVNDLVVSIRNNEVVLRSLRLSKRMVPRMTTTYNYMRSNLSLFRFLLDVQNQGLRTEMLFRPSGLLPGLNHYPRIQFKNIIVSPASWRLDKKAIKPGTSPDRVQSLKAHLKGRIPGRYLRTGFADQTLLLDVEKEENILLLLGMLEKSDSLYVDEALLPRNPIVKTPDGRPFLPQFIFTLQHDSVVARPIPAGEVDTVAARKVCIAPGADWLYYQIFCNPHRAEALLNEKINSFLENNRSALEKWFFIRYNEGGDHIRLRMQLKDTSLGHALTGELTALLQPELDNGIIRDIKLGTYHKETARYSLEMMERVEVHFYRDSEFVLAMLQAMLTANARYRLCADILQEIRDSDILTEQQINSFLQTMSDAYNQEHKITNIHFKELNRRYKEFQKETTPPLNLKSHALHEHLKISFTDILRHCPEERRQKLLADLLHMHVNRLFATHQRMHEMVLYNFLMLEHKSRKHRHKAEVS; from the coding sequence ATGACCCGACTTACCATAAATGACAAGGTAATCCTCCGACTGCCTCGCTTTTCCTACCGCGAAGACCTAAACAGCCGATGGGAGGATCTTAAAGAAATGATCCGGGATGCCTCGCCGGATTTCTACGAAGTGATAAAGGCGCTCACCTATCAACAACTTCAAAGAACAGACCGGAAAATACAGGCTACCGTGAGGAAATATTTTAACAGGGCCTGCTACCGTGCTACGCCCTACGCGCAGTTTGCCACTGTGGGAATGACAACCCTTGACAGCACTACAAACGATATTGTCGTCCCAGCGGAACCTCGGATACACCGGTTCTCTGACTGGTCGGACTTGCCGAACGAAATTCCTCAGCTTGAAAAAGTACAAACAGCAAATGCACTACTCTTTGCTAACACCACCTTTTATGAACTATTGCATGAAATCCGGTTTGTGCAAAAAACAGCGCAGGACTTCCAGCTCGTCGCGATCGATCATGATCCGATTATTACAGCAATTCTGCAGCACTGCAATATTCCTATTCCCTTCAAGGAACTCCAGGAACGGGTGAAGGATCTGATCTCGTCTGAAGAACTGGAAGCTTATACCGAACATCTCCTAAACCTGCAGCTGCTGATTTCTTCCCTGCATCCCAACATCATTGGTGAGGATTATTTCACACGCTCGGCTGAAACAGCGATTTCCAACAAAAGTTACCTGGTTGCGGAACGATCCGCTACTGTGGGTAGCATTGATAAAAAACTGTTACGACACCTGCCTGAACTGGTAAACGTGCTGCAAAAAGTACTACCGGATAGCCAACCTGATGCCCTTAAAAGTTTTAAAACCCAATTCCTTAAACGGTTCGAAGAAGCGGAAGTTCCACTTATGATGGTGCTTGATGCAGAGGCGGGCATAGGCTATGGCAGCCTGGAGCTATATGATGGGGACAAGTTGCTTGAGCCTTTTTTAACCGGCGACCGGGAAACACCATCCACACAACAAAGAACACAGCTACAAGCCAGGCTTTGCAAAGCAATGCTGGAGCATGGGCAGAACCAGGGCGCTATTGATCTGGAACAGTTGGCAGCATCTGAACCAGCGGATAAATTGCCTAATAGTTTCAGCGCAGGTGTTACAATTGCCGATGATCTATTGCTGATTGATTACCTCGGGGGTGCAACCGCTATCTCAATTGCCGGCAGGTTTGCTTTTGGTGTAAAGCCGTTAGCCGATTTCTGCAGAGAAATTGCACAATTTGAACAGGCCGCAAACCCGGACGTACTGCTTTTTGATGTCGGATATACCAAAGAAACCGGTGTTGACAATATCAATCGAAGGCCTTCTATCTATGAGCTGCAACTGAATATTCTCAATTATGATACATCAAGCGCCCCAATTGGGGTCAATGACCTTGTGGTGAGTATAAGAAACAATGAAGTAGTTTTGCGCTCCTTGCGGCTGAGCAAGAGGATGGTTCCGCGTATGACGACCACCTACAACTATATGCGTTCGAATCTCTCTCTGTTCCGGTTCCTGCTGGACGTCCAAAACCAGGGACTACGAACGGAAATGTTATTCCGTCCGTCTGGGCTGCTCCCGGGACTGAATCATTACCCTCGAATCCAGTTCAAAAACATTATTGTGAGCCCCGCCAGCTGGAGACTGGACAAAAAGGCCATCAAGCCGGGAACTTCGCCGGACAGGGTACAATCCTTGAAAGCCCATCTAAAAGGAAGGATTCCCGGCAGGTACCTGCGAACAGGCTTCGCCGACCAAACGCTGCTATTGGACGTGGAAAAGGAAGAGAACATCCTGTTATTACTGGGTATGCTCGAAAAAAGCGATAGTTTGTATGTGGATGAAGCACTACTGCCGCGAAACCCGATTGTAAAAACACCCGATGGACGCCCATTTCTTCCACAATTTATTTTTACGCTTCAACACGATAGTGTGGTGGCCCGACCAATACCCGCCGGCGAAGTAGACACTGTCGCCGCAAGAAAAGTCTGCATCGCGCCCGGAGCTGACTGGCTGTATTACCAGATTTTCTGCAATCCACACAGGGCGGAAGCGCTGCTAAATGAAAAAATCAATAGTTTTCTCGAAAACAATCGTTCCGCTCTTGAAAAATGGTTCTTTATCCGTTACAATGAAGGTGGTGATCACATACGGTTGCGGATGCAACTAAAAGACACATCCCTGGGTCATGCATTAACCGGCGAACTGACGGCATTATTGCAACCGGAACTCGACAACGGTATTATTCGCGATATAAAGCTGGGCACTTATCATAAGGAGACAGCCCGGTATTCCCTTGAAATGATGGAACGGGTAGAAGTGCACTTTTATCGCGATAGTGAATTTGTGCTGGCAATGCTCCAGGCCATGCTAACAGCTAATGCAAGATATCGCCTATGTGCGGATATTCTCCAGGAGATTCGGGACAGTGATATTCTAACCGAACAGCAGATCAACAGTTTTCTTCAAACGATGAGTGACGCCTACAACCAGGAGCATAAAATCACTAACATACACTTTAAAGAATTGAACCGGCGGTACAAGGAATTTCAAAAAGAAACAACGCCCCCCTTAAACCTTAAAAGCCATGCCCTCCATGAGCACCTAAAAATATCGTTTACAGACATATTGCGGCACTGTCCGGAAGAGCGAAGACAAAAACTGCTCGCCGACTTATTGCACATGCATGTCAATCGGCTGTTTGCAACGCACCAGCGGATGCATGAAATGGTTTTATACAATTTTCTCATGTTGGAACATAAGAGCCGTAAACACCGGCACAAGGCCGAAGTTTCATAA
- a CDS encoding LytR/AlgR family response regulator transcription factor: MKISCYIVDDQPHVIDMLSYYVRGTEGLELIGSERNPICAINKIFSGVVQPDILFLDIDMPDMDGLELSRQVGDRAVVIFITGHSEHALEAFDIGAADYLLKPPSMNSFLRAVDRAKERLKQRQPPELLSDFIFVRLDSRNLTKVQLNDIERITVNDKYVYLFLVGNKKPLIINNSLNHIEAALPAHLFVRIQKSCMVNLTHVQSVVANRVIMNDGTIVEVARRFLQNFYARLNAI; the protein is encoded by the coding sequence ATGAAAATCAGTTGCTATATAGTGGACGATCAGCCGCATGTAATCGATATGCTCAGCTACTATGTGCGGGGTACGGAGGGGTTGGAGTTGATCGGGTCCGAGAGAAACCCCATTTGCGCCATAAATAAGATATTCAGCGGGGTCGTTCAGCCGGACATTCTTTTTCTGGATATAGATATGCCGGACATGGACGGCTTGGAACTATCGCGCCAGGTGGGAGACAGGGCTGTTGTTATTTTTATAACCGGGCATTCAGAACATGCACTGGAAGCGTTTGATATTGGCGCGGCTGACTATCTGCTGAAGCCACCAAGCATGAATTCTTTTCTGCGAGCTGTTGACAGGGCAAAAGAGCGTCTCAAACAACGGCAGCCGCCGGAGCTGCTGTCGGATTTTATATTTGTACGGCTGGATAGTCGCAATCTTACAAAAGTTCAGTTAAACGATATAGAACGGATTACGGTCAACGATAAATATGTTTATTTGTTCCTGGTTGGAAATAAGAAGCCGCTGATTATTAATAATTCACTCAATCATATAGAGGCAGCACTTCCGGCGCATTTGTTTGTACGTATTCAGAAGTCCTGCATGGTGAACCTTACTCATGTGCAAAGTGTGGTAGCCAACAGGGTCATTATGAACGATGGTACAATTGTTGAAGTTGCGCGCCGGTTCTTGCAGAATTTTTATGCAAGGTTAAATGCAATATAA
- a CDS encoding histidine kinase yields the protein MEYQRYRTVLLHLLGLSFFVGYEIVLLFIFGTPPTFRGYLAFGLDIATFYINLLWVIPYLFTPGRQLLFITRLCILVVIHLALRNLITYWNGRQVFDWTEFIVSKRIIVVLWRLLYIIGLGFLFQLIKERQRRERERQQLQLRMMTTAAEAARVESTLFQMQLSPHLLFNTLTFIQAKAQEIHPAVEQAINLLADISRHSLIDIRSIKTVSLADEIQEIRNRIRLQGLLNESELCLVFNTVIEEGADQLQLPPSLLLTLTDNVIKYGVLNDLEFPARLEVFANKNSLRYYSWNLKTLNARRGAGLGINGVKSILEYYYPGRYTMDIIDREDCYSLELKIEL from the coding sequence ATGGAGTACCAGCGTTACAGAACTGTCTTGCTTCATTTGTTGGGATTGTCCTTTTTTGTAGGATATGAGATCGTTTTACTGTTCATTTTCGGCACGCCGCCGACTTTCCGGGGCTACCTGGCATTCGGTCTTGATATTGCCACCTTTTATATAAACCTGCTTTGGGTTATACCTTATCTCTTTACTCCTGGCAGGCAGTTGCTATTCATTACCCGTTTATGTATTCTGGTAGTAATACATCTTGCCCTTAGAAATCTGATTACCTACTGGAACGGGCGACAGGTGTTCGACTGGACGGAATTTATCGTTAGTAAAAGGATTATAGTAGTCCTTTGGAGGCTTTTATATATAATTGGTCTGGGCTTTCTTTTCCAGCTGATAAAGGAGCGGCAGCGCCGTGAACGTGAGCGACAACAGTTGCAGTTAAGAATGATGACAACTGCCGCAGAGGCGGCCAGGGTTGAAAGTACATTGTTCCAGATGCAGCTTAGCCCTCATTTGCTGTTCAATACACTGACCTTTATCCAGGCGAAGGCGCAGGAAATACATCCAGCCGTTGAGCAGGCCATAAACCTGTTAGCCGATATTAGTCGCCATTCCCTGATAGATATTCGCAGTATTAAGACGGTGTCCCTTGCTGATGAAATTCAGGAGATCCGAAATAGAATAAGACTTCAGGGGCTTTTAAACGAATCCGAACTATGCCTGGTTTTTAATACAGTTATCGAAGAAGGTGCAGATCAGCTACAGCTGCCACCGTCATTGCTGTTAACCCTTACCGACAATGTAATTAAATATGGTGTGCTAAACGATCTCGAGTTTCCCGCACGCCTGGAAGTTTTCGCAAATAAAAATTCACTGCGCTATTATTCCTGGAATCTTAAGACGTTAAATGCCCGTCGAGGTGCGGGCCTGGGAATTAATGGCGTTAAAAGCATACTGGAATATTATTACCCGGGCAGATATACAATGGACATTATTGACCGGGAAGACTGTTACAGTCTTGAATTAAAGATTGAGTTATGA
- a CDS encoding TlpA family protein disulfide reductase produces MKIFPSFILIMLLAALHPENRIIAQSVIITDTSLFKQAEDARLELFNGGVDDRRTNTLVSPLVKDGKCFFNVPHLADTIYFVVRGVKQAFPNALFLIFPKDTVEVLADQQSTRFLGSNSSVYECIYKIAKLGQTYLNEQRYPQRSLDDKRAALEYLSVCKQLYNDQQKIITAYSGKIPPRIYKHIIDQQLLSLQADACWMLNRKIIDQQTAAAYVRDSLPEPTFYDTGIKSISYPRYIFEMQSVKRTKIEGNPKLTFNEKYDFVYNNFKGEKRKQLMAYILTGPGRSVTLNVKQAAFYKANTDPVFRPVYEALTKVRITGTLARNFSLTGVDGKVYSLDSFKDKVIVIDFWFTGCGACVHMTPVLARAAKKLEGKQVVFLSVCVDESSDKWKKSLKGYLYSFDGAVKLYTQGEGMAHPIIKDYNVVGYPTIVVLSKERSVLPLKNDPRADQGQNLMDSINAYLDGELI; encoded by the coding sequence ATGAAAATATTTCCAAGCTTCATTTTAATTATGCTTTTGGCTGCGTTACATCCGGAAAATCGGATCATAGCCCAGTCAGTTATTATCACGGATACTTCATTGTTTAAGCAGGCAGAAGATGCGCGGCTGGAATTGTTCAATGGCGGTGTCGATGATCGCAGGACAAATACGCTTGTTTCGCCTTTGGTCAAAGACGGTAAATGCTTTTTTAACGTACCTCATTTAGCTGATACCATTTATTTTGTAGTAAGAGGAGTAAAGCAAGCGTTCCCAAACGCGTTGTTCTTGATATTTCCTAAAGATACAGTAGAAGTGCTGGCCGATCAGCAAAGTACCCGGTTCTTGGGCAGTAACAGCAGTGTTTATGAGTGCATTTATAAAATAGCCAAACTAGGCCAAACATATTTGAATGAACAAAGGTATCCTCAAAGGTCGCTTGACGACAAAAGGGCTGCTCTCGAATATTTGAGTGTTTGCAAGCAACTTTATAACGATCAGCAGAAGATTATAACAGCTTACAGTGGGAAAATTCCGCCGAGAATTTATAAGCATATAATAGATCAGCAGTTATTAAGCCTGCAAGCCGACGCCTGCTGGATGCTTAACCGAAAAATTATCGACCAGCAAACCGCAGCGGCGTATGTTAGGGACAGCCTGCCCGAGCCGACCTTCTATGATACTGGCATTAAATCCATATCTTATCCAAGATATATATTCGAGATGCAAAGCGTTAAACGAACCAAAATTGAAGGTAATCCTAAGCTAACGTTTAATGAGAAATATGATTTTGTATACAATAATTTTAAGGGCGAGAAGCGTAAACAGCTGATGGCATATATCCTTACCGGACCGGGACGGTCTGTTACATTGAACGTCAAACAGGCTGCTTTCTACAAAGCCAATACCGACCCTGTTTTTAGACCTGTTTATGAGGCCTTGACAAAAGTCCGTATAACCGGTACTTTGGCCAGGAATTTCTCTTTGACCGGCGTGGACGGAAAAGTATATTCACTGGATAGTTTTAAAGACAAGGTGATCGTTATTGATTTTTGGTTTACCGGTTGCGGTGCCTGTGTTCATATGACACCGGTTCTGGCACGCGCTGCTAAAAAACTTGAAGGCAAACAGGTTGTGTTTCTGAGCGTCTGTGTAGATGAAAGCTCCGACAAATGGAAGAAAAGTTTAAAGGGGTATTTATACAGCTTTGATGGCGCGGTGAAATTATACACGCAAGGAGAAGGAATGGCCCATCCGATTATTAAAGATTATAATGTGGTCGGCTATCCGACGATTGTGGTTCTTTCTAAGGAAAGAAGCGTATTGCCGTTAAAGAATGATCCACGCGCCGATCAGGGGCAAAATCTCATGGATAGCATCAATGCATATTTGGATGGGGAGTTAATTTAA
- a CDS encoding RagB/SusD family nutrient uptake outer membrane protein, translating to MTTRILSGCCIILALLWGCDKEKEFLAAKPNQALVLPSGLDDYDRILSYSTLFNNYADPVFGTASADEYYLPDAALNALPYSFYRNIYTWASDIYEGETLFNGGWDKSYQQVFNCNVILEGLEKLEISNTDISKYNRIKGSALFFRSWAFYNLVQNFAMPYNQATASQEPGIPLRLTSDINNRPPRASIEKCYEQILADLNTALALLPDFSQYKTQPSSVVTLGFLARIYQAMGDHNKAFDFADKFLSKFSTLTDYNTLSPSRTSSISTTFLNEEVFHTSIASTSLTARSAARIPKELYDSFREADLRKKLFFRILNNEIFYKGSYDFYGYPFSGIATDEVLLIRAECYARSQDKDAALADLNRLLKKRWSSAAVYEPVTAASADQALGVILGERKKELLFRGLRWTDLRRFNQEEQFKMTLRRIVNGKEYVLPPNDPRYALPIPLEEIQLSGIPQNKR from the coding sequence ATGACGACCAGAATACTATCAGGATGCTGCATCATATTGGCACTTTTATGGGGCTGTGATAAGGAAAAGGAATTTTTAGCTGCAAAGCCTAACCAGGCATTAGTGCTACCGTCAGGCTTGGATGATTATGACCGGATACTGAGTTACAGTACGCTGTTCAATAATTACGCCGACCCTGTCTTTGGCACAGCTTCAGCCGATGAATATTACCTTCCTGATGCAGCCTTAAATGCACTTCCTTATTCGTTTTATAGAAATATCTACACCTGGGCGAGCGATATTTACGAAGGCGAGACCCTTTTCAACGGCGGATGGGACAAATCTTACCAGCAGGTATTCAATTGCAACGTCATTTTGGAAGGGTTGGAGAAATTAGAGATTTCAAACACCGATATCTCAAAGTACAACCGGATAAAAGGCAGCGCATTGTTTTTTCGCTCATGGGCCTTTTACAACCTCGTACAGAATTTTGCAATGCCGTATAACCAAGCAACGGCTTCGCAGGAGCCAGGTATACCGCTGCGTTTAACGTCGGATATCAATAACCGCCCGCCCAGGGCATCGATTGAGAAGTGCTATGAGCAGATCTTAGCCGACCTGAACACAGCGCTGGCACTTTTGCCTGACTTTAGCCAGTACAAAACACAACCCTCGTCGGTTGTTACTCTGGGTTTTCTGGCGCGGATTTACCAGGCGATGGGTGACCACAATAAGGCTTTCGACTTTGCGGATAAGTTCCTTTCTAAATTCAGTACCCTTACCGACTACAATACCTTATCACCGTCCCGCACCTCGTCTATCAGTACGACTTTCCTTAATGAAGAAGTATTTCATACCTCCATCGCCAGCACCTCGCTTACCGCGCGCAGCGCAGCAAGGATTCCCAAAGAGCTTTACGATAGCTTCCGGGAAGCCGACCTTCGGAAGAAGCTGTTCTTTAGGATACTTAATAATGAGATTTTTTACAAGGGAAGCTATGATTTTTACGGGTACCCCTTTAGTGGGATAGCCACTGACGAAGTATTGCTGATAAGAGCCGAGTGTTACGCGCGTAGTCAAGACAAGGACGCCGCTTTGGCTGACCTGAATCGTCTTTTGAAAAAGCGCTGGTCGTCTGCTGCGGTATATGAGCCTGTTACTGCAGCTTCGGCGGATCAGGCGCTTGGAGTCATTTTAGGCGAACGAAAAAAAGAGCTGCTGTTTCGCGGGCTGCGATGGACAGACCTGAGAAGGTTTAACCAGGAGGAGCAGTTTAAAATGACCCTCCGCAGAATCGTTAACGGTAAAGAATATGTTTTGCCTCCCAACGATCCCCGCTATGCGCTTCCGATACCGCTAGAAGAAATCCAACTTAGCGGTATTCCTCAAAACAAAAGATAA